One window from the genome of Spirosoma rhododendri encodes:
- a CDS encoding YdeI/OmpD-associated family protein has product MQQEINTFFPENRQQWREWLAEHHAAQASVWLLYPKKKSGRIGVTYNEAVEEALCFGWIDSTAKPVDADTFMQFFCPRKPKSGWSKVNKERLVRLVDVGLMMPAGMASIERAKENGSWLLLDEAEAQVIPADLATELAERPTANEFFTSLCRSDKRTLLIWISAARRSETRQKRIAELVDCAEQRLKPKLLPRPKKEV; this is encoded by the coding sequence ATGCAACAGGAAATCAACACGTTCTTCCCCGAGAACCGTCAGCAATGGCGGGAGTGGCTGGCAGAACATCACGCTGCACAGGCGTCTGTCTGGCTACTATACCCGAAGAAAAAGTCGGGTCGTATAGGGGTGACCTACAACGAAGCCGTTGAGGAAGCGCTGTGTTTTGGCTGGATCGACAGTACCGCCAAACCCGTCGATGCCGATACGTTTATGCAGTTTTTTTGTCCGCGTAAACCCAAAAGTGGCTGGTCGAAAGTCAACAAAGAGCGCCTTGTGCGGCTAGTAGACGTCGGACTGATGATGCCAGCCGGTATGGCCAGTATCGAGCGAGCTAAAGAGAACGGTTCCTGGTTGCTGCTGGACGAAGCCGAAGCACAGGTCATCCCGGCCGACCTGGCGACTGAACTCGCTGAACGACCAACTGCCAACGAGTTTTTTACAAGCCTGTGTCGCTCGGATAAGCGCACACTTCTGATCTGGATTTCAGCGGCCAGACGCAGCGAAACGCGCCAAAAGCGGATTGCTGAACTGGTTGATTGCGCCGAACAGCGTCTTAAACCTAAATTGTTGCCGCGCCCCAAAAAGGAAGTGTAA
- a CDS encoding 3-oxoacyl-ACP synthase, whose amino-acid sequence MQSEQSVRQALMQACQTYVQQRIDTARQAMEAAQESANEESKSSAGDKYETGRAMAQIERDRHAQLLAEALKLQQELTRINVDKAYETAQPGSLVSTDRGRFFISISAGKLTVDGTDYFAVSPASPIAALLSGHKPGDVLSFNKQPYRVLSVD is encoded by the coding sequence ATACAATCCGAACAATCAGTCCGGCAGGCCCTGATGCAGGCCTGCCAGACCTACGTGCAGCAGCGCATCGACACCGCCCGGCAGGCAATGGAAGCCGCGCAGGAATCGGCCAACGAAGAGTCGAAAAGCAGCGCAGGCGACAAGTACGAAACCGGCCGGGCGATGGCGCAGATCGAGCGCGACCGCCACGCACAGCTGTTGGCCGAAGCCCTTAAGCTGCAACAGGAGCTGACCCGAATCAATGTCGATAAGGCCTACGAAACCGCCCAGCCGGGGAGTCTGGTGAGTACCGATCGGGGCCGCTTTTTCATCAGCATCAGTGCCGGTAAACTGACCGTCGACGGCACCGATTATTTTGCGGTGTCTCCGGCGTCGCCCATTGCCGCCCTGCTGAGTGGGCACAAGCCAGGCGATGTGCTCTCGTTCAACAAACAACCCTACCGCGTGCTGTCTGTTGACTAA
- a CDS encoding RidA family protein: MEKRTIDPWKWGEYTNSAQAVEVKQPAGTLYCSGQVAMNEQGQLVDGDMRAQLIQTFQNVEQLISEAGYECKNIVRLNVFTTSTAEFFTTCVDLYQNFTAKHGIKQATTLIEVKGLFQTATVELEATVVK, from the coding sequence ATGGAAAAGCGAACGATTGATCCGTGGAAATGGGGTGAGTATACCAACTCGGCGCAGGCCGTCGAAGTGAAGCAGCCCGCCGGTACGCTCTATTGCTCCGGCCAGGTTGCGATGAACGAGCAGGGGCAGCTCGTGGACGGCGATATGCGGGCGCAACTGATACAGACGTTTCAGAACGTGGAGCAGCTTATCAGCGAAGCGGGCTATGAGTGCAAAAACATCGTGCGGCTGAATGTATTTACCACCTCGACTGCCGAATTTTTCACGACCTGCGTCGACCTGTACCAGAATTTTACCGCCAAACACGGTATCAAACAGGCCACAACGCTGATCGAAGTAAAAGGGCTTTTCCAGACCGCAACCGTCGAACTGGAGGCAACGGTCGTGAAATAA
- a CDS encoding glycosyltransferase family 39 protein translates to MFHTAPTYVDPALPSTYQPRKFYVPPSIILLLLIALAFGLRVYKSGVHGIYLDEKLTLVCTQGVVYEGSNQHDVFFTPGKTYFTPAEFWKPKTLTDYNEAIIRSDISNSPAYTAMLSAWIDAFGISDFSIRFPSVLFSTFIVILIYVLARRYLKSEPLALLCAFLAAIEPFFIAYSHMARSYCTTISMSLLATYLFLCILDRRAEGKQPIGLYIGYGLAFALTMLGHYLGALVFVCHGLYMLLYVRDWRTYVGLLITGVTAFLAILPWFVIGGGKYVFMTMAYQAQFYKKLADTNPFNNGFGLILPTTIINVFRRMELIVADLFMLSNGVTGETLGFRNLLVATVLGIAATAFVYQSERRSATPSWVKVAVPLLLVVGYSVYTTHSPRLLVAAALPLFVLMAYRAVRSFGQSLERRFLVLMGLLTIVPTLFIVVMAFRNGHTYGITQRYTSFSFPYAIVLVGMTVWQIFREPAYLRWTLSAILLIQLGYVAKLLNRVYEDQASKYTYFGRYRDSNPYARAADQPVVHARRHRTIPIAPQCPTRRGGENLLELFGSRRPAYKPVSATQGYVHTADGHDPNGPYSPEAWEYRSSHHRVRF, encoded by the coding sequence ATGTTCCATACCGCACCCACCTACGTCGATCCGGCGTTACCGTCCACCTACCAACCCCGTAAATTCTATGTCCCTCCATCCATTATTCTTCTGTTACTTATTGCCCTAGCATTCGGCCTGCGCGTTTACAAATCAGGCGTCCACGGCATTTATCTGGATGAGAAACTGACGCTGGTCTGTACGCAGGGCGTTGTGTACGAAGGCTCGAATCAGCACGACGTATTTTTCACCCCCGGCAAAACTTACTTCACCCCTGCCGAATTCTGGAAACCCAAAACGCTGACCGATTACAACGAGGCCATCATCCGAAGTGATATTAGCAACAGTCCGGCCTACACAGCCATGCTATCGGCCTGGATTGATGCGTTTGGCATCAGCGATTTTTCCATTCGGTTTCCGTCCGTTCTGTTCAGCACCTTCATCGTTATCTTGATTTACGTGCTAGCCCGCCGGTATCTGAAATCAGAGCCACTTGCCCTGCTTTGTGCCTTCCTGGCTGCGATCGAGCCGTTTTTTATCGCGTACAGTCACATGGCCCGCAGCTACTGCACGACAATTTCCATGTCGTTGCTGGCTACCTACCTGTTTCTGTGTATCCTCGACCGGCGGGCCGAAGGCAAACAGCCCATTGGGTTATACATCGGCTATGGACTGGCTTTCGCTCTAACGATGCTGGGCCACTACCTGGGCGCGCTGGTTTTTGTCTGTCACGGCCTATACATGCTACTTTATGTTCGCGACTGGCGCACCTACGTCGGGCTGTTGATTACCGGTGTCACGGCATTCCTGGCAATTCTGCCCTGGTTCGTCATTGGCGGTGGTAAGTACGTATTTATGACGATGGCGTACCAGGCTCAGTTTTACAAAAAACTGGCCGACACCAACCCATTCAATAACGGCTTCGGGCTTATTCTACCCACTACGATCATCAACGTGTTTCGCCGAATGGAATTGATCGTGGCCGATCTGTTCATGCTCTCCAATGGCGTTACTGGCGAAACCCTGGGCTTTCGCAACCTACTCGTTGCGACGGTACTGGGCATAGCAGCAACAGCATTTGTTTACCAATCTGAACGACGGTCAGCGACACCATCATGGGTAAAAGTAGCGGTCCCCTTGTTGTTAGTTGTGGGTTATTCGGTCTATACAACCCACTCGCCACGACTACTCGTGGCCGCTGCGTTGCCGCTATTCGTACTGATGGCATACCGGGCGGTGCGGTCGTTTGGTCAATCGTTGGAACGCCGTTTTTTAGTGCTGATGGGTTTACTCACGATTGTACCGACACTGTTTATCGTAGTCATGGCGTTCCGCAACGGACATACCTATGGCATCACACAGCGCTATACCAGTTTTTCGTTTCCCTACGCCATTGTACTGGTGGGCATGACTGTCTGGCAAATTTTCCGTGAGCCCGCCTATCTGCGCTGGACGTTGAGCGCCATACTACTGATTCAGCTTGGGTACGTAGCGAAACTACTGAACCGTGTCTACGAAGATCAAGCATCTAAGTACACGTACTTCGGGCGGTACCGCGACAGCAATCCCTATGCGCGGGCAGCCGATCAACCGGTTGTACATGCCCGGCGACACCGTACTATACCCATCGCCCCGCAATGCCCCACGCGACGAGGTGGAGAAAACTTACTCGAACTATTCGGTAGCCGACGCCCAGCTTACAAACCTGTATCTGCCACACAAGGCTATGTACATACAGCGGATGGACACGACCCAAACGGACCTTATTCTCCTGAAGCGTGGGAATACAGGTCGTCTCATCACCGTGTTCGATTTTGA
- a CDS encoding helix-turn-helix transcriptional regulator, with translation MTDNDETTRLARLVALLTLLQTKRTLTASELARRFSVSTRTIYRDIRTLEQAGVPVVTVEGKGYTLLDGYRLPPVMFTSEEAIALLTAEKLAAGLTDTYTAQRTGAAMDKLRAALRRADRDKLETIAPHIQVLGSSDQPDRPNTYQQLVTAITQQQVVRLHYSAADTGESTVRDIEPIGLYLSQQWHTVAYCRLRQSFRNFRLDRIQQLSLTGEVFAARPETLQQYWADTANRAGREKVVIQFQPSAVLPEPAQRLHDTKLQYGWASDRQLPDGSVEMTFFIGSLPYIAAWLLPYAGAVTVLEPPALQQELCELAQKAHTFFCPSGQGMT, from the coding sequence ATGACCGACAACGACGAAACGACCCGACTCGCCCGGCTGGTGGCTCTGCTGACACTTCTGCAAACCAAGCGAACGCTGACGGCCAGTGAATTGGCACGTCGGTTCTCGGTCAGCACCCGGACTATTTACCGCGACATCCGAACGCTCGAACAGGCGGGCGTTCCCGTCGTGACTGTCGAGGGGAAAGGTTACACGCTGCTCGACGGCTACCGACTGCCGCCGGTCATGTTTACCAGCGAAGAAGCGATTGCGCTGCTTACGGCCGAAAAGCTGGCGGCTGGCCTGACGGATACATACACGGCCCAGCGCACCGGTGCCGCCATGGATAAGCTGCGTGCTGCGCTCCGGCGCGCCGACCGGGATAAGCTGGAAACCATTGCGCCCCATATTCAGGTGCTCGGCTCCTCCGATCAGCCCGACCGACCAAACACGTATCAGCAACTGGTAACCGCCATTACGCAGCAGCAGGTCGTGCGGCTGCACTACAGTGCCGCCGACACCGGCGAATCGACGGTGCGCGACATTGAGCCGATCGGGTTGTACCTGAGTCAGCAATGGCACACGGTTGCCTACTGCCGATTGCGGCAGTCGTTCCGCAACTTCCGGCTCGATCGTATTCAGCAGTTGTCGCTTACCGGTGAGGTCTTTGCCGCCCGGCCCGAAACCTTGCAGCAATACTGGGCTGATACGGCCAATCGGGCGGGGCGGGAGAAGGTTGTTATTCAATTTCAGCCATCGGCAGTACTACCAGAACCGGCCCAGCGACTCCACGACACCAAACTGCAATACGGCTGGGCTTCTGACCGGCAACTACCCGATGGCAGCGTGGAAATGACGTTTTTCATCGGATCGCTGCCTTACATCGCTGCCTGGCTGCTACCCTATGCCGGGGCCGTTACCGTGCTTGAACCACCCGCTTTGCAGCAGGAATTGTGTGAACTGGCCCAGAAAGCACACACTTTTTTTTGCCCGTCCGGACAGGGTATGACATAG
- a CDS encoding GMC oxidoreductase has protein sequence MGGQNGKADPAARRGGAVDHLRRSEGRATGVRVIDAHTKQTTEYYARIIFVNAACLNTNLILLNSTSRRFPTGLGNDSGVLGQYVMFHNYRGNIVADYDGFPDGYYYGRRPTTAFMPNFRNVGKQETSGPASRFLRGYMVAFSAARAGWQRGSGQAGFGADFKDDLSDPGAWHVFMMMQGETIPKKENHVRLSTDQKDAWGIPQLVTSIGYDDNDLKSMQDFMTEGSEMLDKSGCKNIRPYDDHRNPGLDIHEMGGVRMGHDPKTSMLNAHNQLHSVKNVFVTDGACMTSTGTQNPSITFMALTARAVRYAVNELKKKNL, from the coding sequence GTGGGCGGCCAAAACGGGAAAGCTGACCCTGCGGCCCGACGCGGTGGTGCAGTCGATCATCTACGACGAAGCGAAGGGCGGGCGACGGGTGTGCGGGTGATCGATGCGCACACGAAGCAAACGACCGAGTATTATGCCCGGATTATTTTCGTCAATGCCGCCTGCCTGAATACCAATCTAATCCTGCTGAACTCCACATCGCGCCGATTTCCGACCGGGCTGGGCAACGACAGTGGGGTGCTGGGGCAGTACGTCATGTTCCACAACTACCGGGGCAATATCGTGGCCGATTACGACGGCTTTCCCGATGGCTATTACTACGGTCGGCGACCGACAACGGCGTTTATGCCCAACTTCCGCAACGTCGGCAAGCAGGAAACGAGCGGCCCGGCGTCCCGGTTTCTGCGGGGCTACATGGTGGCGTTCAGCGCAGCGCGGGCTGGTTGGCAACGGGGCAGCGGGCAGGCCGGATTCGGGGCCGATTTCAAGGATGACCTGAGTGACCCCGGTGCGTGGCACGTGTTTATGATGATGCAGGGCGAAACCATCCCGAAAAAAGAAAACCACGTCCGGCTCAGCACCGACCAGAAAGACGCGTGGGGTATTCCACAACTGGTCACGTCCATCGGCTACGATGATAACGACCTGAAGTCGATGCAGGATTTTATGACGGAGGGCAGCGAGATGCTGGACAAATCGGGTTGTAAAAACATTCGCCCGTACGACGATCACCGCAATCCTGGCCTTGATATTCACGAGATGGGGGGCGTCAGGATGGGCCACGACCCGAAAACGTCGATGCTCAACGCCCACAATCAGCTACACAGCGTGAAAAACGTGTTTGTCACCGATGGGGCCTGCATGACTTCTACCGGTACGCAAAACCCATCCATTACGTTTATGGCCCTGACCGCACGGGCGGTCCGGTATGCTGTGAACGAACTGAAAAAGAAGAATTTGTGA
- a CDS encoding DUF4177 domain-containing protein, translating to MKRFEYRVLDVSATGFWGGKVDAQELTNKLNELGREGWELTSSVDLNMTQGASVSVLIMLKRELQ from the coding sequence ATGAAACGATTTGAGTACCGTGTCCTTGATGTATCTGCCACAGGATTCTGGGGCGGGAAAGTTGACGCGCAGGAGCTGACCAACAAATTGAACGAACTGGGCCGGGAAGGCTGGGAATTAACTTCATCCGTCGATCTGAACATGACGCAGGGGGCTTCTGTCAGCGTACTTATCATGCTAAAACGCGAACTACAATGA